From bacterium, the proteins below share one genomic window:
- a CDS encoding phytanoyl-CoA dioxygenase family protein yields the protein MALSHFPPTADPAEVSDHLSRFGYAIVDDVADAATMDRLQAEAMPYIETSDAGRDEYDGRFTRRTGALVARCPTARELIMHPVMVGTISHFLSHVSAVQLHLTQIISVEPGETRQKLHRDEMAFDFFPFGADYHVQCNTMWALTDFTAANGATHILAGSSGLSDAESFELTDAQAEMGRGSVLFYDGKVLHGAGANTSGSVRRGVNITYAVGWVRQEENQYLACPPEIARTLDDDLLRMMGYTQGAFALGYVGDQTDPLSALRGGTAKAKTIGAVAQFNENAREFVTDIDDLEESG from the coding sequence GTGGCCCTGAGTCATTTCCCGCCCACTGCCGACCCGGCCGAGGTAAGCGATCACTTGAGCCGCTTCGGCTATGCCATTGTCGACGACGTGGCCGACGCGGCCACCATGGACCGGCTCCAAGCCGAGGCCATGCCCTACATCGAGACCTCCGACGCTGGCCGCGATGAGTACGACGGCCGGTTCACCCGTCGCACCGGCGCCCTAGTAGCCCGCTGTCCCACGGCCCGCGAATTGATCATGCACCCCGTGATGGTCGGCACCATCAGCCACTTCCTCAGCCACGTGAGCGCGGTGCAGCTGCACCTCACCCAGATCATCTCGGTGGAGCCGGGGGAGACCCGCCAGAAGCTGCACCGTGATGAGATGGCCTTCGACTTCTTCCCCTTTGGCGCCGACTACCACGTGCAGTGCAACACCATGTGGGCGCTCACCGACTTCACCGCGGCCAACGGCGCCACTCACATCCTGGCCGGCTCCTCGGGACTCTCTGATGCCGAGTCCTTCGAGCTAACCGATGCCCAGGCTGAAATGGGCCGGGGCAGCGTGCTGTTCTACGACGGCAAGGTGCTGCACGGCGCCGGGGCCAACACCAGCGGCAGCGTGCGCCGGGGGGTGAATATCACCTACGCCGTGGGCTGGGTGCGCCAAGAGGAGAACCAGTACCTGGCCTGCCCACCGGAGATCGCCCGCACCCTCGACGACGACCTGCTGCGAATGATGGGCTACACCCAAGGAGCGTTCGCCCTCGGCTACGTCGGCGACCAGACCGACCCCTTGTCAGCCCTTCGCGGCGGCACCGCCAAGGCCAAGACCATCGGGGCAGTGGCCCAGTTCAACGAAAACGCCCGCGAATTCGTCACCGACATCGACGACCTCGAGGAGTCGGGCTAG
- a CDS encoding COX15/CtaA family protein — MIQPRVSPATYRKITIWALALLALIIVSGGAVRLTGSGLGCPDWPACDNDQLVAPLETHAMIEFINRLITGLVSAIVIAAVLGSHWRAPRRADLVWLSWGLVAGVLAQIVLGGLVVLYELPPALVIGHFLLSMVLLWNAVVLLWRSSEDYERQSEPRPRPHWMGNAVVAITSVVIVTGTIVTGAGPHSGDEDAERIDVAVRDVAQIHGTTVVVLLVVLAGLVWWLRHRGAPERAQLWGRTVLGVALAQGLIGYVQYFTGVPVLLVGAHIAGAALLWIVTVFFWLNVRGPLVRAEADLAQAVPA; from the coding sequence GTGATCCAACCCCGGGTTTCTCCCGCTACCTATCGCAAGATCACCATTTGGGCGCTGGCCCTTTTGGCCTTGATCATCGTGAGCGGGGGCGCGGTCCGGCTCACCGGATCAGGGCTGGGCTGCCCTGATTGGCCAGCGTGCGACAACGACCAGCTGGTGGCTCCGTTGGAAACCCACGCCATGATCGAGTTCATCAACCGGCTCATCACCGGGCTGGTCTCGGCCATCGTGATTGCTGCGGTGCTGGGCTCCCACTGGCGGGCGCCGCGGCGGGCTGATCTGGTGTGGCTGTCGTGGGGCTTGGTGGCTGGGGTGCTGGCCCAGATTGTACTGGGTGGATTGGTCGTGCTCTACGAGCTGCCTCCGGCGCTGGTTATAGGCCACTTCCTGTTGTCGATGGTGCTGTTGTGGAATGCGGTGGTCCTGCTCTGGCGGTCATCGGAGGACTACGAGCGTCAAAGCGAGCCCCGACCCCGGCCCCATTGGATGGGAAATGCGGTCGTGGCCATCACCTCGGTGGTGATCGTTACCGGCACCATCGTCACCGGGGCCGGGCCGCACAGCGGCGATGAGGACGCCGAGCGCATCGACGTGGCCGTGAGAGATGTGGCCCAGATACACGGGACCACAGTGGTGGTGCTGCTGGTGGTGTTGGCCGGGCTGGTGTGGTGGCTGCGTCACCGGGGCGCACCCGAGCGGGCTCAGCTCTGGGGTCGGACCGTGCTGGGGGTGGCTCTGGCCCAGGGGCTTATCGGGTACGTGCAGTACTTCACCGGTGTGCCGGTGCTGCTGGTGGGCGCCCACATCGCCGGTGCTGCCCTACTGTGGATAGTCACCGTGTTCTTCTGGCTCAACGTGAGAGGCCCGCTCGTGCGGGCAGAGGCCGACCTCGCCCAGGCCGTGCCGGCATGA
- a CDS encoding VOC family protein codes for MALITDPFHSGIVVADVEEAMAEIAASTGMTWHSLQSLDLSLLVDGEVVSTSVRFTYSVEGPVQLELADGPKGSFWDVELYGGLNHLGYWTEDLHGDIAALQSGGCELIYGGAAEGGGLEGFAFLVPPAAGMRIELIDVAMRPAFDRWFAGGEFG; via the coding sequence ATGGCTTTGATCACTGATCCCTTTCATAGCGGCATTGTTGTGGCCGATGTCGAGGAGGCCATGGCCGAGATTGCGGCCTCTACCGGGATGACCTGGCACTCGTTGCAGTCCCTCGATCTGAGTTTGCTGGTGGACGGTGAAGTGGTGTCCACCAGCGTGCGCTTCACCTACTCGGTGGAGGGCCCGGTGCAGCTTGAGCTGGCCGACGGCCCCAAGGGTTCGTTCTGGGATGTCGAGCTCTACGGCGGGCTCAACCATCTTGGCTATTGGACCGAGGACCTTCACGGCGACATCGCCGCCTTGCAGTCCGGGGGGTGCGAGCTGATCTACGGCGGCGCCGCCGAGGGCGGCGGCCTAGAGGGGTTTGCCTTTCTGGTGCCGCCCGCCGCGGGGATGAGGATCGAGCTGATCGACGTGGCCATGCGCCCTGCCTTCGACCGCTGGTTCGCAGGCGGGGAGTTCGGCTGA
- a CDS encoding NfeD family protein, with product MENEVWRWLWTCSAVVFSLAEVFTAGFFLLPFAIGAAAAAVLAWVDAHILWQWLVFFVGSAVSFVYLRRFVRRLDDDEQPRVGANRLIDAHGKVIERVDDDEQTGMVRIGGEEWRAVAAEPIEVETRVMVTEIDGTRLVVVPVPQEQATESTES from the coding sequence GTGGAGAACGAGGTCTGGCGCTGGCTCTGGACGTGCTCCGCGGTGGTTTTCTCGCTGGCCGAGGTGTTCACCGCCGGATTCTTCCTGCTCCCCTTCGCCATCGGCGCGGCGGCGGCGGCGGTGCTGGCTTGGGTGGACGCCCACATCCTCTGGCAGTGGCTGGTCTTTTTTGTGGGCAGCGCAGTCAGCTTCGTGTACTTGCGCCGGTTCGTCCGCCGCCTCGACGACGATGAGCAGCCCCGAGTGGGCGCCAACCGGCTTATTGACGCCCACGGCAAGGTGATCGAACGGGTCGACGACGACGAGCAGACGGGCATGGTCAGAATTGGGGGCGAAGAGTGGCGGGCGGTTGCCGCCGAACCCATTGAAGTCGAAACTCGGGTCATGGTTACCGAGATTGACGGCACCCGCCTGGTGGTCGTCCCCGTCCCTCAAGAACAAGCAACTGAGAGCACAGAAAGCTAG
- a CDS encoding type II toxin-antitoxin system Phd/YefM family antitoxin codes for MAAKQRTIAAGEFKNRCLALMDEVNETGEELVITKHGKPVSRLVPAENPKPQMWGRYKDQIRIVGDIMSPAVPLEDWEVISNPDRVLNPDLPLKE; via the coding sequence ATGGCAGCGAAGCAGCGCACGATTGCAGCCGGAGAGTTCAAGAATCGGTGCCTGGCACTGATGGACGAGGTGAACGAGACCGGCGAGGAGCTCGTGATCACCAAGCACGGCAAGCCGGTGTCGCGACTGGTTCCGGCGGAAAACCCGAAACCGCAAATGTGGGGTCGGTACAAGGATCAGATTCGCATTGTGGGGGACATCATGTCACCTGCCGTCCCTCTCGAAGACTGGGAGGTCATCAGCAATCCCGACCGGGTGCTAAACCCTGATCTTCCACTTAAAGAGTGA
- a CDS encoding branched-chain amino acid ABC transporter substrate-binding protein, whose amino-acid sequence MGSRRAFTVVVALLAVFSLLAASCGNDDAAPEVGDGSLGVVTVPEGESIQIRSLNAISGPVAFLGLPNQRGVELAIADYGDIQGFSVDLGTPLDDLCSAEGGQAAAQTIVADEQVIGVIGTSCSGAAVAASPLVTQAGMVMISPSNTSPALTSDFEGNAGESYNAGYYRTAHNDLVQGAAMANFVYSELGISAAAAMHDGDPYTQGLAQAFSNAYEEIGGTTTGIVGINKGDTDMVPALTELATGSPGALFFPIFPPEGDHVAAQAPTVSGLEGTQLLAADGMLVDGFLELADSEGMYFSGPDLRFGTNVNQGTGRNADQILDAYESAYGELPSAAFWGHSYDATTLLLDAIAAASWVEDGDLHIDRAGVRQYLNAVSGYNGVTGTLNCDEFGDCASQKITVIFHQSAANIEASKNNVVYAYP is encoded by the coding sequence ATGGGTTCTCGCAGGGCCTTCACCGTGGTGGTCGCCCTGCTGGCCGTGTTCTCGCTGCTGGCAGCAAGCTGCGGCAACGACGATGCTGCCCCCGAAGTCGGCGACGGCTCTCTCGGCGTCGTCACCGTCCCCGAGGGCGAGTCCATCCAGATTCGCTCGCTCAACGCCATCAGCGGCCCCGTTGCCTTCCTCGGCCTGCCCAACCAGCGAGGCGTCGAGCTGGCCATCGCCGACTACGGCGACATCCAAGGCTTCTCCGTCGACCTTGGCACCCCCCTCGACGACCTCTGCTCTGCCGAGGGCGGTCAGGCTGCGGCCCAGACGATTGTGGCCGACGAGCAGGTGATCGGCGTGATCGGCACCTCTTGCAGCGGCGCTGCGGTTGCCGCCTCCCCCCTGGTCACCCAGGCGGGCATGGTCATGATCTCGCCGTCCAACACCTCTCCCGCCCTCACCTCCGACTTCGAGGGCAACGCCGGTGAGAGCTACAACGCGGGCTACTACCGCACCGCTCACAATGACTTGGTGCAGGGCGCGGCCATGGCCAACTTCGTGTATTCAGAGCTCGGCATTTCCGCCGCGGCGGCCATGCACGATGGCGACCCCTATACCCAGGGACTAGCCCAGGCCTTCAGCAACGCCTATGAGGAAATCGGAGGAACGACCACCGGTATCGTCGGCATCAACAAGGGCGACACCGATATGGTGCCCGCCCTGACCGAGTTGGCCACCGGATCGCCCGGTGCGCTGTTCTTTCCCATCTTCCCGCCTGAAGGCGACCACGTGGCCGCCCAAGCCCCCACTGTCTCGGGCCTGGAAGGTACCCAGTTGCTCGCCGCCGACGGCATGTTGGTGGACGGTTTCCTGGAACTGGCCGACTCCGAGGGCATGTACTTCTCCGGTCCCGACCTGCGCTTCGGCACCAATGTGAACCAGGGCACCGGGCGCAACGCCGATCAGATCTTGGACGCCTATGAGTCGGCTTACGGTGAGTTGCCGTCAGCCGCATTCTGGGGCCATTCCTACGACGCCACCACGCTGCTGTTGGACGCCATCGCGGCCGCATCCTGGGTGGAGGACGGCGACTTGCATATCGACCGGGCCGGTGTCCGCCAGTACCTCAATGCGGTGAGCGGCTACAACGGAGTCACCGGAACCCTGAACTGCGACGAGTTCGGAGACTGCGCCTCTCAGAAGATCACCGTGATCTTCCACCAGAGCGCAGCCAACATCGAGG
- a CDS encoding alpha-hydroxy acid oxidase, which produces MKLRSLPGMLARTPKGASRWHTYDDFREESRRRLPKMVFDFVEGGAEGELTIAANRAAIDKVELAPRYLVDVAERDLSTTVLGQPVSLPFLLAPAGLATLVHREGELAAARAAAAAGTVYAVSTGSGYPLEDIAAAAPNGRRWFQLYLWKSPEVVRSLVNRARDAGYEALVLTVDVPVVGKRERDLRNGMSLPPRIRWNSALDTARRLRWLRQLVTGPDITFGSLVELGIGDDASAIGAYVDRELADPSRTWDDVAWLRREWDGPLLIKGVTTVTDAEAAVRWGADGVIVSNHGGRQLDSVPGAFAVLPQIAEAVGDRAEVLVDGGCQRGADVVKARALGARAAMGGRSWFWGLAVDGEAGVARMLDIYRTDIDRTLALVGRPRFDGIGPDLVT; this is translated from the coding sequence GTGAAGCTGCGCTCCCTGCCCGGGATGCTGGCCCGAACCCCCAAGGGGGCCAGTCGGTGGCACACCTACGACGACTTCCGAGAGGAGTCCCGTCGGCGGCTCCCCAAGATGGTGTTCGACTTCGTGGAGGGCGGCGCGGAGGGCGAGCTGACCATCGCCGCCAACCGGGCGGCCATTGACAAGGTGGAGCTGGCTCCGCGCTATCTGGTGGACGTGGCCGAGCGGGATTTGTCCACCACCGTGTTGGGCCAGCCGGTGTCGCTGCCGTTTCTGCTGGCCCCCGCCGGTTTGGCCACGCTGGTACACCGCGAGGGCGAGCTGGCCGCGGCCCGTGCGGCGGCGGCCGCGGGCACCGTGTACGCGGTGAGTACCGGATCGGGCTACCCCCTGGAGGACATCGCCGCTGCCGCCCCCAACGGCCGGCGGTGGTTCCAGCTCTACCTATGGAAGAGCCCCGAGGTGGTGCGATCGCTGGTGAACCGAGCCCGAGACGCCGGTTACGAGGCACTGGTGCTGACCGTGGACGTGCCGGTGGTGGGCAAGCGGGAGCGCGACCTGCGCAATGGCATGTCGCTGCCCCCTCGCATCCGCTGGAACAGCGCGCTGGACACCGCCCGCCGCCTGCGGTGGTTGCGCCAGTTGGTGACCGGCCCCGACATCACCTTCGGCAGCCTGGTGGAGTTGGGCATCGGTGACGACGCCAGCGCCATCGGGGCCTACGTGGACCGGGAGCTGGCCGACCCGTCCCGCACCTGGGACGACGTGGCCTGGTTGCGGCGGGAATGGGACGGCCCGCTGCTCATCAAAGGGGTGACCACTGTGACCGACGCCGAGGCTGCCGTGCGGTGGGGGGCCGACGGGGTGATCGTGTCGAACCACGGCGGTCGCCAATTGGACTCGGTACCGGGGGCCTTCGCCGTGCTTCCCCAGATCGCCGAAGCAGTGGGCGACCGGGCCGAGGTGCTGGTGGACGGCGGCTGCCAGCGGGGTGCCGATGTGGTGAAGGCCCGGGCCCTGGGCGCGCGGGCCGCGATGGGAGGAAGGAGCTGGTTCTGGGGACTGGCGGTGGACGGCGAGGCCGGAGTGGCCCGCATGCTCGACATCTACCGCACCGACATCGACCGCACATTGGCGCTGGTGGGTCGTCCCCGCTTCGACGGCATCGGCCCCGATCTAGTGACCTGA
- a CDS encoding class II aldolase/adducin family protein, giving the protein MTAPEIVHDIVLACRALTVRGCDTGIGGHVSVRADGEDAFWINAFDRTLGEITADDVMKLDYDGNLLEGNREVSLGFEFHAGVYQNRRDVNAIVHSHGRWITALASLARPLKMRHNLCCIFHDDQVLSPDDRFESIGPAIETNHTVIIPWHGAITVGATLARAAALHATLEDQAQLDVTLEPTDAPEIPEHLRLGLKKLVDDQAGYLEQTWTLMRRQGRRHLAAHPQG; this is encoded by the coding sequence ATGACTGCTCCGGAGATTGTTCACGACATTGTGTTGGCCTGTCGAGCTCTCACCGTTCGAGGGTGCGACACCGGCATCGGCGGCCATGTCAGCGTGCGGGCCGACGGGGAGGACGCCTTTTGGATCAACGCCTTCGACCGGACCCTGGGCGAGATCACCGCCGACGACGTGATGAAGCTCGACTACGACGGCAATCTGCTGGAGGGCAACCGGGAGGTGAGCCTGGGATTCGAGTTCCACGCCGGTGTGTACCAGAACCGCCGCGACGTCAATGCCATCGTCCACAGTCACGGCCGGTGGATCACCGCGTTGGCTTCGCTGGCCCGGCCGCTCAAGATGCGTCACAACCTGTGCTGCATCTTCCACGACGACCAGGTGTTGAGCCCCGACGACCGCTTCGAGTCCATCGGGCCGGCTATCGAGACCAACCACACCGTGATCATTCCCTGGCACGGGGCCATCACCGTCGGGGCCACCCTGGCCCGGGCCGCGGCACTGCACGCTACCCTGGAAGACCAGGCCCAGCTCGACGTGACCCTCGAGCCCACCGACGCCCCCGAGATCCCCGAGCACCTGCGGCTCGGTCTGAAAAAGCTGGTGGACGACCAGGCCGGCTACCTGGAGCAGACCTGGACCCTCATGCGCCGCCAAGGCCGGCGCCACCTGGCTGCGCATCCCCAGGGTTGA
- the clpS gene encoding ATP-dependent Clp protease adapter ClpS produces the protein MTPAAPVEIAPSEVRETTDDTDVRPNRPWKVIVWNDPINLMSYVTFVFQKLFGYSKEKATQLMLDVHYKGRAVVSDGPKEKAEMDVFRLHEHGLWATMEHDG, from the coding sequence ATGACCCCCGCCGCGCCCGTCGAGATTGCGCCCTCGGAGGTGAGAGAGACCACCGATGACACCGACGTGCGGCCCAACCGGCCCTGGAAGGTGATCGTGTGGAACGACCCCATCAACTTGATGTCGTATGTGACCTTCGTGTTCCAGAAGCTGTTCGGCTACAGCAAGGAGAAGGCCACCCAGTTGATGCTGGACGTTCACTACAAGGGCCGGGCCGTGGTGTCGGACGGCCCCAAGGAGAAGGCGGAGATGGATGTCTTTCGCCTGCACGAGCACGGCTTGTGGGCCACCATGGAGCACGACGGCTGA
- a CDS encoding DUF2017 family protein: MAPRRPIEPNEDGTYRLDLRDEERALIAAIVPDLRGLLADDPADEMLARLFPTARPDDPDAEAEFQGMVRDELVMKRLSRLDIVAELAEATVLDQEQLAAWMGAVNDIRLVLGTRLGVTEDDEFDEADEDDPESVARSAYWYLGWLLEHLVEASISEL; this comes from the coding sequence ATGGCCCCGCGGCGGCCGATAGAGCCCAACGAGGACGGGACCTACCGCCTGGACCTGCGGGACGAGGAGAGGGCACTCATCGCCGCCATCGTCCCCGATCTGCGGGGGCTGTTGGCCGACGATCCCGCCGACGAGATGCTGGCCCGGTTGTTCCCCACTGCTCGGCCCGACGATCCCGACGCCGAGGCCGAGTTTCAGGGAATGGTGCGAGACGAACTGGTGATGAAGAGGCTGTCCCGATTGGACATCGTGGCCGAACTCGCCGAAGCCACCGTCTTGGATCAGGAACAGCTCGCCGCCTGGATGGGAGCCGTCAACGACATCCGGCTGGTGCTGGGCACCCGCCTGGGGGTCACCGAGGACGACGAGTTTGACGAAGCCGACGAGGATGATCCGGAGTCGGTGGCTCGGTCGGCCTACTGGTACCTGGGCTGGCTACTGGAGCACTTGGTGGAGGCATCGATCTCCGAGCTGTAG
- a CDS encoding SPFH/Band 7/PHB domain protein, whose amino-acid sequence MEAVVALFIVIALALILIAALGIRIIRPYERGLIEMLGRYQRTVDSGLRWILPFVQRISKVDMRERVIDVPPQEVITKDNVVVTVDAVIFFEATDPVKLKYNVGNFQLAVTKLAQTNLRNVIGDLDLDAALTSRELINGKLRQILDDATDKWGTRVVRVEIQRIEPPPDVTEAMHRQMKAERDRRAIVTEAEGEKRSAILRAEGQKESQILEAEGEAEAIKRVADAERYQFETVAQGESSAIEQVFGAIHTGDPTPDLIAIRYLEALKSVADGNATKIFLPLDTSGLTNAMASLSEIARAGQGEPAALAVEE is encoded by the coding sequence ATGGAAGCTGTAGTCGCCCTATTCATCGTCATCGCGTTGGCGCTCATCCTCATAGCCGCGCTGGGAATTCGCATCATCCGCCCGTATGAGCGGGGCCTCATCGAGATGCTGGGCCGCTACCAGCGCACGGTGGACTCCGGCTTGCGCTGGATCCTCCCGTTCGTGCAGCGCATCAGCAAGGTGGACATGCGAGAGCGGGTCATCGACGTGCCGCCCCAGGAGGTGATCACCAAAGACAACGTGGTGGTCACCGTCGACGCGGTGATCTTCTTCGAGGCCACCGACCCGGTGAAGCTCAAGTACAACGTGGGCAACTTCCAGCTGGCAGTTACCAAGCTGGCCCAGACCAACTTGAGAAACGTGATCGGCGATCTGGACCTCGATGCCGCCCTCACCTCCCGGGAGCTGATCAACGGCAAACTGCGCCAGATCCTCGACGACGCCACCGACAAGTGGGGCACCCGAGTGGTGCGGGTAGAGATCCAGCGCATCGAGCCGCCGCCCGATGTCACCGAGGCCATGCACCGCCAGATGAAGGCCGAGCGCGACCGCCGGGCCATCGTCACCGAGGCCGAGGGAGAGAAACGCTCAGCCATCTTGCGGGCTGAGGGCCAAAAGGAAAGCCAGATTCTGGAGGCCGAAGGCGAGGCCGAGGCCATCAAGCGGGTGGCCGACGCCGAGCGCTATCAGTTCGAGACGGTGGCCCAGGGCGAGTCCAGCGCCATCGAGCAGGTATTCGGCGCCATCCACACTGGCGACCCAACCCCCGATCTGATCGCCATCCGCTACCTGGAGGCACTGAAGAGCGTGGCCGACGGCAACGCCACCAAGATCTTCCTGCCCCTCGACACCAGCGGCCTCACCAACGCCATGGCCTCCCTCTCGGAGATCGCCCGTGCCGGCCAGGGAGAACCGGCGGCTCTGGCTGTGGAGGAGTAA
- a CDS encoding type II toxin-antitoxin system VapC family toxin, which produces MILLDTHILLWLVTATTRLGTVARNEIQGAWDRGEAAVSSFTFWELALHYSKGRLELDTPPRILYRNWIADGLRTVPVDDEIAMRSVELGADGFHPDPADRVITATAILGGYRLATADRAITEWAERTRLVSILEPET; this is translated from the coding sequence GTGATTCTTCTCGATACCCACATCCTCCTGTGGCTTGTCACAGCGACGACCCGCCTTGGGACGGTGGCTCGGAATGAGATCCAGGGGGCCTGGGATCGGGGTGAGGCAGCGGTATCTTCGTTCACGTTTTGGGAACTTGCGCTGCACTACAGCAAAGGTCGCCTCGAATTGGACACTCCTCCCCGTATTCTCTATCGAAACTGGATAGCCGACGGGCTGAGGACCGTTCCCGTGGATGACGAAATTGCTATGCGGTCGGTGGAACTCGGCGCGGATGGATTCCATCCCGACCCCGCCGATCGCGTCATCACCGCCACCGCAATCCTGGGCGGTTACAGATTGGCCACCGCCGACCGCGCCATCACCGAATGGGCCGAGCGAACCAGGCTCGTCTCGATCCTCGAGCCCGAGACTTGA
- a CDS encoding 2-dehydropantoate 2-reductase yields MTNVVVLGAGALGSVYGAWFAEAGAEVTLVARPAHADAVNRSGLRIDSRPPVAVKAVSDPTDAGDCDILLLASKAFNNADLLGGYRGSAQAAFSVQNGVRQAEPMVARFGSAAVGCVSLVGGTLGEPGHAFHSFDGPTLLGDLPTTEPGTAATIAQALPGRKLEVHDDIAPALWSKGVLAAAAMGVVGLTRLVYHRIFLMPETRDVFYDLACEGASIAAAEGVELIDGHGPFQIRALTQESRAKAHQRLQAVGEDMEAAGETEVRVSILQSIDRGRPFEVQAVFGDLVETADGHGLEVPTLLAVTRLLAAAMPGESANS; encoded by the coding sequence ATGACGAATGTCGTCGTGCTGGGCGCCGGAGCGCTGGGATCGGTGTACGGGGCGTGGTTCGCCGAGGCCGGGGCCGAGGTGACCCTGGTGGCCCGCCCGGCCCATGCCGATGCCGTGAACCGGAGCGGCCTGCGCATCGACAGCCGGCCGCCGGTGGCGGTCAAGGCCGTCTCCGATCCCACCGATGCCGGCGACTGCGACATCCTGCTGTTGGCCAGCAAGGCGTTTAACAACGCAGATCTCCTGGGCGGCTACCGGGGCAGCGCGCAAGCCGCCTTCTCGGTACAGAACGGGGTGCGCCAAGCGGAGCCGATGGTGGCCCGCTTCGGTTCTGCCGCGGTGGGATGCGTGTCGCTGGTGGGCGGCACACTGGGCGAGCCCGGCCACGCCTTCCACTCCTTTGACGGCCCCACCCTGCTGGGCGACCTGCCCACCACAGAACCGGGCACGGCGGCGACCATCGCCCAAGCCCTGCCCGGGCGCAAGCTGGAGGTACACGACGACATCGCCCCGGCGCTGTGGTCCAAGGGGGTGCTGGCCGCTGCCGCCATGGGGGTGGTGGGGCTGACCCGGCTGGTGTATCACCGGATTTTCCTTATGCCCGAGACCCGGGACGTGTTCTATGACCTGGCCTGCGAAGGGGCGTCCATCGCCGCGGCGGAGGGAGTAGAGCTGATCGATGGCCACGGCCCGTTTCAGATTCGGGCGCTCACCCAGGAGAGCCGGGCGAAAGCCCATCAGAGGCTCCAAGCCGTGGGCGAGGACATGGAGGCGGCCGGGGAGACCGAGGTGCGGGTGTCCATCTTGCAGAGCATCGACCGGGGACGGCCCTTCGAGGTGCAGGCGGTGTTCGGCGACCTGGTGGAGACCGCCGACGGCCACGGACTTGAGGTTCCCACGCTGCTGGCCGTAACCCGGCTGCTGGCCGCGGCCATGCCCGGGGAGTCAGCAAACTCGTGA
- a CDS encoding isopenicillin N synthase family oxygenase, which translates to MTATLGQVSAPAAFDQIPVVDLGPLSGSRVEREAIAEELCRICHEVGFLLVVNHGVSSGLSAGIFDMMHRFFALTEEQKKLIDKRCSRHFRGWEPVGAEYTNYRPDIREQIDWWTEWPAYPVDIEPYYLRLLGPNQWLPEDVLPGHRELTNQWFDELGTLANRLMGALSLGLGLGEHYLEQYFGSQTMSLAKLIHYPPTPEGEAGVNAHHDTGFLTVLDPGPTAGLQVQNQDAQWIDVPSIEGSYVINLGETLQAMTGNYLVATAHRVITTEERYSAGYFHGPSLDVALAPLPLDEKFAAAVAASPHHTTAGFMASIAETEAGVADMSSSYRPSTYGEQLWNYFSRSYPENVAAHYGGEPSDPVNKYGYSY; encoded by the coding sequence ATGACCGCTACCTTGGGCCAGGTGAGCGCACCGGCGGCGTTCGATCAGATCCCGGTGGTGGATCTCGGCCCTTTGTCGGGGTCGCGGGTCGAGCGGGAGGCCATCGCAGAGGAGCTGTGCCGGATCTGCCACGAGGTCGGCTTCCTGCTGGTGGTGAACCACGGGGTGTCCAGCGGGTTGAGCGCCGGAATCTTCGACATGATGCACCGGTTCTTTGCCCTTACCGAAGAGCAGAAGAAGCTGATCGACAAGCGCTGCTCCCGGCATTTCCGGGGCTGGGAGCCGGTGGGGGCGGAGTACACCAACTACCGCCCCGACATACGAGAGCAGATCGACTGGTGGACCGAGTGGCCCGCCTACCCCGTTGACATCGAGCCCTACTATCTGCGCCTGCTGGGTCCCAATCAGTGGCTGCCCGAAGACGTTCTGCCCGGCCACCGGGAGCTCACCAATCAGTGGTTCGACGAATTGGGCACCCTGGCCAATCGCCTCATGGGGGCGCTCTCGCTGGGGCTGGGGCTGGGAGAGCACTACCTGGAGCAGTATTTCGGTAGCCAGACCATGTCGCTGGCCAAGCTCATCCACTATCCCCCCACCCCTGAGGGCGAGGCCGGGGTCAACGCCCACCACGACACCGGATTCTTGACCGTGCTCGACCCCGGCCCTACCGCCGGTTTGCAAGTGCAGAACCAGGATGCCCAGTGGATCGACGTGCCCTCGATTGAGGGGTCGTACGTGATCAATTTGGGCGAGACGCTCCAGGCCATGACCGGCAACTACCTGGTGGCCACCGCCCACCGGGTGATCACCACCGAAGAGCGCTACTCGGCGGGCTACTTCCACGGCCCCTCGCTAGACGTCGCCCTGGCCCCGCTGCCCCTCGACGAGAAGTTCGCCGCCGCGGTGGCCGCCAGCCCGCACCACACCACAGCCGGATTCATGGCCAGTATCGCCGAGACCGAGGCCGGCGTGGCCGATATGTCCAGCTCCTATCGCCCCTCTACCTACGGCGAGCAGCTCTGGAACTACTTCTCCCGCAGCTACCCCGAAAACGTCGCCGCCCACTACGGCGGAGAGCCGTCGGATCCGGTAAATAAATATGGCTATAGCTACTAG